From Actinomycetes bacterium, a single genomic window includes:
- a CDS encoding nitroreductase family deazaflavin-dependent oxidoreductase, with protein MLFGQEHVRRYRETDGDVGYLWNGVPTLILTTTGRRSGKPFSTPLILGRDGDDYVVVASKGGAPRHPDWYRNLVDHPEVDVQVKGDRFRARARTAGPEERSRLWKLMTDIWPAYDQYQQKTDRQIPVVVLERV; from the coding sequence ATGCTCTTCGGGCAAGAACACGTCCGCCGCTACCGCGAGACCGACGGTGACGTCGGCTACCTCTGGAACGGCGTCCCGACGTTGATCCTGACCACTACCGGCCGCCGCAGCGGCAAGCCGTTCTCGACGCCGCTCATCCTCGGTCGGGACGGCGACGACTACGTGGTCGTGGCCTCCAAGGGCGGCGCTCCACGCCATCCCGACTGGTACCGCAACCTCGTCGACCATCCTGAGGTCGACGTGCAGGTGAAAGGCGACCGGTTCCGCGCCCGCGCCCGCACGGCCGGCCCGGAGGAGCGGTCGCGCCTGTGGAAGCTGATGACCGACATCTGGCCCGCCTACGACCAGTACCAGCAGAAGACCGACCGGCAGATTCCGGTGGTCGTCCTCGAGCGCGTCTGA
- a CDS encoding NAD(P)/FAD-dependent oxidoreductase — protein MAEEFDVIVIGAGPAGENAAGRCSEGGLSTALVEAELVGGECSYWACMPSKALLRPGEVLAAARRVPGAREAVTGELDVDAALARRDRIVHHYDDEDQVKWVEEVGAELVRGHGRLAGERVVHAEGKDGTRRLTARRAVVVATGSAASIPPIPGLRDMRVWDSRAATAAKQVPRRLLVLGDGVVAVELGQAWKRLGAEAVTIVSREGRLLSREEPFAGVELRQVFEAEGIEVRCGTTVAACRRAGKDGPVTLTLDDGSALHGDELLVAAGRRPRTGDLGLDTVGLEPGGFVDVDDQLRASGVPGGWLYAIGDANGRALLTHQGKYQARLCADHILGKHVEAFADHRAVPRVMFTDPQVAAVGLTEQQARDQGIKVKVVTYPTGNVAGSAVAGQRPAGTSQLVVDEDRKVVVGATFTGYSIAELLHSATVAVVGEVPLERLWHAVPSFPTVSEVWLRLLESYGL, from the coding sequence ATGGCAGAGGAGTTCGACGTCATCGTGATCGGCGCCGGACCGGCGGGCGAGAACGCCGCCGGGCGGTGCAGCGAGGGGGGGCTGAGCACGGCGCTGGTCGAGGCCGAGCTGGTCGGCGGCGAGTGCTCCTACTGGGCCTGCATGCCCTCCAAGGCCTTGCTGCGCCCGGGAGAGGTGCTGGCCGCCGCCCGGCGCGTGCCCGGCGCCCGCGAGGCGGTCACCGGCGAGCTGGACGTGGACGCCGCCCTGGCCCGGCGCGACCGGATCGTCCACCACTACGACGACGAGGACCAGGTCAAGTGGGTCGAGGAGGTCGGCGCCGAGCTCGTCCGGGGCCACGGCCGCCTGGCCGGGGAGCGGGTCGTCCACGCCGAAGGGAAGGACGGGACCCGGCGTCTCACCGCCCGCCGCGCCGTGGTGGTCGCCACCGGGTCGGCCGCGAGCATCCCCCCGATCCCTGGGCTGCGCGACATGCGGGTCTGGGACAGCCGGGCCGCGACCGCGGCCAAGCAGGTGCCGCGGCGGCTGCTGGTGCTCGGCGACGGGGTCGTGGCCGTCGAGCTGGGCCAGGCCTGGAAGCGCCTGGGCGCCGAGGCGGTCACCATCGTCTCCCGCGAGGGCAGGCTGCTGTCCAGGGAGGAGCCGTTCGCCGGCGTCGAGCTGCGGCAGGTGTTCGAGGCCGAGGGGATCGAGGTGCGCTGCGGCACCACCGTGGCCGCCTGCCGCCGTGCGGGCAAGGACGGCCCGGTCACGCTCACGCTCGACGACGGCTCGGCGCTGCACGGCGACGAGCTGCTGGTCGCGGCCGGGCGGCGGCCCCGCACCGGCGACCTCGGCCTGGACACCGTCGGCCTCGAGCCCGGCGGGTTCGTCGACGTCGACGACCAGCTCCGGGCCAGCGGCGTGCCCGGTGGCTGGCTCTACGCGATCGGTGACGCCAACGGCCGCGCGCTCCTCACCCACCAGGGGAAGTACCAGGCGCGCCTGTGCGCCGACCACATCCTGGGCAAGCACGTCGAGGCGTTCGCCGACCACCGGGCCGTGCCGCGGGTCATGTTCACCGACCCGCAGGTCGCCGCCGTCGGGCTGACCGAGCAGCAGGCCCGCGACCAGGGGATCAAGGTCAAGGTGGTGACCTACCCGACCGGGAACGTGGCCGGCTCGGCCGTGGCCGGCCAGCGGCCCGCCGGCACGAGCCAGCTCGTCGTCGACGAGGATCGCAAGGTGGTCGTGGGCGCCACGTTCACCGGCTACAGCATCGCGGAACTGCTGCACTCGGCGACGGTCGCGGTCGTCGGCGAGGTGCCGCTGGAGCGGCTGTGGCATGCGGTGCCGTCGTTCCCGACGGTGAGCGAGGTCTGGCTGCGCCTGCTCGAGTCGTACGGCCTGTGA
- the hrpA gene encoding ATP-dependent RNA helicase HrpA, with the protein MTSPLADLQARLPALMLRDQRRLQRRIDVARKLRDPEARLASTSTIAADVDAAELRVARRRARVPTVGYPEALPVSQKKDEILAAVRDHQVVIVAGETGSGKTTQLPKICLELGRGVQGLIGHTQPRRLAARTVAERIAEELGTPLDGAVGYGAVGSVGYKVRFTDQVGDGTMVKLMTDGILLAEIQQDRLLWQYDTLIVDEAHERSLNVDFILGYLKRLLPRRPDLKVIITSATIDPERFSRHFDDAPVLEVSGRTYPVEVRYRPVVDDADDTDRDQIQAVCDAVDELRAEGPGDVLVFLSGEREIRDTADALRQQHLPDTQILPLYARLSAAEQHRVFQPHAGRRIVLATNVAETSLTVPGIRYVIDPGTARISRYSHRTKVQRLPIEPISQASANQRKGRCGRTSDGVCIRLYAEQDFVSRPEFTDPEVLRTNLASVILQMTALGLGDIAAFPFIDAPDRRSVKDGVQLLHELGALDPAEKDAGRRLTPLGRKLAQLPVDPRLARMVVEADRNGCVREVMVVVAALSIQDPRERPADRQQAAAEKHGRFADKDSDLLAYLNLWQYLREQQKELSSSQFRKLCKAEFLHYLRVREWQDLYGQLRQVAKALGLSLNSTPGDRQAIHLSLLAGLLSHIGLKDGEKQEYQGARGARFAISPGSALFKRTQPRWVMAAELVETSRLWGRTVARIEPEWVEALAGHLVKRSYSEPRWEKTRGAVMADEKVTLYGVPIVAARRVSYGRVDPALSRELFIRHALVEGDWQTQHRFFHENRELLEEVEELEHRARRRDILVDDQTLFDFYDRRVGRDVVSARHFDSWWKKARATQPDLLSFEKSMLIKQGADGVDERDYPDAWQQGGLALRLSYQFEPGADADGVTVHVPLPVLNQVTGDGFDWQVPGLREELLTALIRSLPKPVRRNFVPAPDYARAVLQRVAPREGPLLDVLARELERMSGVAVPPGSWQLDRVPDHLKVTFRVVDERHRTLAEGKDLEGLKLRLREKLRAALAVAVDGIEQQGLRTWSLGRLPRSVEQRRGGRVVRAYPALVDEGGSVAVRMLESEAEQQRAMWQGTRRLLLLQVPSPVRFVLGRLSGRAKLTLSQYPHGSPAELFDDCVSCAVDALTAECGGPAWDEDGFATLHDKVRAELADTTLDVVTDVERILAVADDVDERLKGTASPALTPALADVRAQLSELVYPGFVTATGRRRLPDVLRYLRAAGHRLEKLPHDPHRDREQMLRVRQLQQAYERLLDELPIDRPAGEPLQHIRWMLEELRVSYFAQTLGTPYPVSDKRIRRAMESSR; encoded by the coding sequence GTGACATCGCCACTCGCCGACCTGCAGGCACGCCTGCCCGCCCTGATGCTGCGCGACCAGCGCCGCCTGCAACGCCGGATCGACGTCGCCCGCAAGCTCCGGGACCCCGAGGCCCGGCTGGCCAGCACCAGCACGATCGCCGCCGACGTCGACGCGGCCGAGCTACGCGTCGCGCGGCGACGCGCGCGCGTGCCCACGGTCGGGTATCCCGAAGCTCTGCCGGTCAGCCAGAAGAAGGACGAGATCCTGGCCGCGGTGCGCGACCATCAGGTCGTGATCGTCGCCGGCGAGACTGGCTCCGGCAAGACCACCCAGCTGCCGAAGATCTGCCTGGAGCTCGGACGGGGCGTGCAGGGGCTGATCGGGCACACCCAGCCGCGTCGGCTGGCGGCCCGGACGGTGGCCGAGCGCATCGCCGAGGAGCTGGGGACGCCGCTGGACGGCGCGGTCGGCTACGGCGCCGTCGGCAGCGTCGGCTACAAGGTGCGGTTCACCGACCAGGTCGGCGACGGCACGATGGTCAAGCTGATGACCGACGGCATCCTGCTCGCCGAGATCCAGCAGGACCGCCTGCTGTGGCAGTACGACACGCTGATCGTCGACGAGGCACACGAGCGCAGCCTCAACGTCGACTTCATCCTCGGCTACCTCAAGCGGCTGCTCCCCCGCCGGCCAGACCTCAAGGTGATCATCACCTCGGCGACCATCGACCCGGAGCGGTTCTCCCGCCACTTCGACGACGCGCCGGTGCTCGAGGTCTCCGGCCGGACCTACCCGGTGGAGGTCCGCTACCGGCCCGTCGTCGACGACGCCGACGACACCGACCGCGACCAGATCCAGGCGGTCTGCGACGCGGTGGACGAGCTGCGCGCCGAAGGGCCAGGGGACGTCCTGGTCTTCCTGAGCGGCGAGCGGGAGATCCGCGACACCGCCGACGCGCTCAGGCAGCAGCACCTCCCCGACACCCAGATCCTGCCGCTGTACGCGCGGCTGTCAGCGGCCGAACAGCACCGGGTGTTCCAGCCGCACGCCGGGCGCCGGATCGTGCTGGCCACCAACGTCGCGGAGACCTCGTTGACGGTCCCGGGCATCAGGTACGTGATCGACCCGGGGACCGCACGCATCTCCCGCTACAGCCACCGGACCAAGGTGCAGCGCCTGCCGATCGAGCCGATCTCGCAGGCGTCGGCGAACCAGCGCAAGGGACGCTGCGGGCGCACGTCGGATGGGGTCTGCATCCGCCTGTACGCCGAGCAGGACTTCGTGTCACGCCCCGAGTTCACCGACCCGGAGGTCCTGCGCACCAACCTCGCCTCGGTCATCCTGCAGATGACCGCGCTCGGACTGGGCGACATCGCCGCCTTCCCGTTCATCGACGCGCCCGACCGGCGCAGCGTCAAGGACGGCGTCCAGCTGCTGCACGAGCTGGGCGCGCTCGACCCGGCCGAGAAGGACGCTGGCAGGCGCCTGACGCCGCTGGGCCGCAAGCTGGCGCAGCTGCCGGTCGACCCGCGACTGGCGCGCATGGTGGTGGAGGCCGACCGGAACGGCTGTGTCCGGGAGGTCATGGTCGTCGTCGCCGCGCTGTCCATCCAGGACCCGCGCGAGCGACCCGCGGACAGGCAGCAGGCGGCCGCCGAGAAGCACGGCCGCTTCGCCGACAAGGACTCCGACCTCCTGGCCTACCTCAACCTGTGGCAGTATCTGCGCGAGCAGCAGAAGGAACTGTCGTCCAGCCAGTTCCGCAAGCTGTGCAAGGCGGAGTTCCTGCACTACCTGCGGGTGCGCGAGTGGCAGGACCTCTACGGGCAGCTCCGGCAGGTGGCCAAGGCCCTCGGGCTGTCGCTGAACAGCACGCCCGGCGACCGGCAGGCGATCCACCTGTCGCTCCTGGCCGGCCTGCTGTCCCACATCGGCCTCAAGGACGGCGAGAAGCAGGAATACCAGGGAGCGCGCGGCGCCCGGTTCGCCATCTCCCCGGGCTCGGCGCTGTTCAAGAGGACCCAGCCCCGGTGGGTGATGGCGGCCGAGCTGGTGGAGACGTCCCGGCTGTGGGGGCGCACCGTCGCGCGCATCGAACCGGAGTGGGTCGAGGCGCTCGCCGGGCACCTGGTCAAGCGGAGCTACAGCGAGCCGCGCTGGGAGAAAACCCGGGGCGCGGTGATGGCCGACGAGAAGGTGACGCTGTACGGGGTGCCGATCGTGGCGGCGCGGCGGGTGAGCTACGGCCGGGTCGACCCGGCGCTGTCGCGGGAGCTGTTCATCCGCCATGCCCTGGTCGAGGGTGACTGGCAGACCCAGCACCGCTTCTTCCACGAGAACCGCGAGCTGCTGGAGGAGGTCGAGGAGCTGGAGCACCGGGCGCGCCGGCGCGACATCCTGGTCGACGACCAGACGTTGTTCGACTTCTACGACCGGCGCGTCGGCCGGGACGTGGTCTCCGCCCGCCACTTCGACAGCTGGTGGAAGAAGGCCCGCGCGACCCAGCCGGACCTGCTCAGCTTCGAGAAGTCGATGCTGATCAAGCAGGGGGCGGACGGCGTCGACGAGCGCGACTACCCGGACGCCTGGCAGCAGGGCGGCCTTGCGCTGCGGCTCTCCTACCAGTTCGAACCGGGTGCCGACGCCGACGGGGTGACCGTGCACGTCCCCCTGCCGGTCCTGAACCAGGTGACCGGCGACGGCTTCGACTGGCAGGTCCCGGGCCTGCGCGAGGAGCTGCTGACCGCCCTGATCAGGTCGCTCCCCAAGCCGGTGCGCCGCAACTTCGTGCCGGCGCCCGACTACGCCAGGGCGGTCCTTCAGCGGGTGGCGCCGCGGGAAGGACCCCTGCTGGACGTGCTGGCGCGCGAGCTCGAACGCATGAGCGGCGTGGCCGTGCCGCCGGGCAGCTGGCAGCTGGACCGGGTGCCGGATCACCTGAAGGTCACGTTCCGGGTGGTGGACGAGCGGCACCGCACCCTTGCCGAAGGCAAGGACCTGGAGGGATTGAAGCTGCGGCTGAGGGAGAAGCTCCGGGCCGCGCTCGCCGTGGCCGTGGACGGCATCGAACAGCAGGGGCTGCGCACCTGGAGCCTTGGCAGGCTGCCGCGGTCGGTCGAGCAGCGGCGCGGCGGCCGGGTGGTGCGGGCCTACCCGGCGCTGGTGGACGAGGGAGGCAGCGTCGCCGTCCGCATGCTCGAGAGCGAGGCCGAGCAGCAGCGCGCCATGTGGCAGGGCACGCGCCGCCTGCTGCTGTTGCAGGTCCCCTCCCCGGTCAGGTTCGTCCTGGGACGCCTGTCCGGCAGGGCCAAGCTGACCCTCAGCCAGTACCCGCACGGGAGCCCGGCGGAGCTGTTCGATGACTGCGTCAGCTGCGCCGTCGACGCGTTGACGGCCGAGTGCGGCGGGCCGGCCTGGGACGAGGACGGGTTCGCCACGCTGCACGACAAGGTCCGCGCCGAGTTGGCCGACACCACCCTCGACGTCGTCACCGACGTCGAGCGCATCCTCGCCGTCGCCGACGACGTCGACGAGCGGCTGAAGGGCACGGCCAGCCCCGCGCTGACGCCGGCCCTGGCCGATGTCAGGGCGCAGCTGTCGGAGCTGGTCTACCCGGGCTTCGTGACCGCAACCGGACGCCGGCGGCTGCCGGACGTGCTGCGCTACCTGCGCGCCGCCGGCCACCGTCTCGAGAAGCTGCCGCACGACCCCCACCGCGACCGGGAGCAGATGCTGCGCGTCCGGCAGCTGCAGCAGGCCTACGAGCGGCTGCTGGACGAGCTGCCGATCGACAGGCCTGCCGGGGAGCCGCTGCAGCACATCCGCTGGATGCTCGAAGAGCTGCGGGTGAGCTACTTCGCCCAGACGCTGGGGACCCCGTACCCGGTGTCCGACAAGCGGATCCGCCGGGCGATGGAGTCGAGCCGCTGA